In Citrus sinensis cultivar Valencia sweet orange chromosome 3, DVS_A1.0, whole genome shotgun sequence, the sequence TAGGTTGGATTTCATGGGTCCACACACAATATGAATATCAAACCTAGTAGTTCATTCCCCACATCATGCCAACATGTGTCAAGAGATAGGACAAGGCAACAGCCACCATTAGGCCAGGACACCAAACTAGGAATTAAACTGACCAAATTTAGCTGAAGAAAACTGTCTCAGGGATGACATGACCTATTATAAAGATGCCAAATTAACCGCTATCATACCTCTATCGGAGTTGACACCTTCTTTTCGCTGATCTTAtcatatttttgcttttttgtgCCAGCTTTTAATCCTTGCCAGGGAAGgctgaacaaaaaaaattaaacaaaatgaattaCGAATGAAACAACtgtgaattattttaaactaaaTGTCAAACATCAAGCTAAAGTTAGTGTCTGGCTACTATATACTCCACCTTCCTCTAAGGAAATACATAAGGACATAACCAAGAGACTCTAAATCATCCCTTCGGCTTTGTtctgatgaaaaaaaaaggggacaGAAATGAGGTACATTAGGTTTAAATCTGCCAAAATTCTTTCCTGAAATTAGTtggaaatatattattataaatcaattaCTCACCAACTCCAAGGTGAGTATTTACACTTGCATAGCGAGCTGTGCCGGTGAGATTCTTATTTTCCCTGAAGCaaataaataaggaaaaggaaagaatTCAAGATCACCACCAAATGCATCAAAATGTATATATGTCTGCTTGTGTGCATGTTCTGAAAATCAGTGAAGCATGAATAGTGACATTGATGTATGACTTGAAGAATAATAAACATTTAAGTAAAGGAACTAGAGAAACTATTTACTTCAGCAGATAAAGAATGGAAAGGGAAAAGtaaagaatgaaaatagaGCAGATAATTCAGAAAGTTAATTTGACCcattataaatatgaaatccATAAAATTGATCATATAGAATTATCAAACCTTACAGCTGAGTGCATAACAAAAACACGTACTGAGAAATCCAGATAGCATTCCAAAAAGAGGACAGGAGAGATGTAATATTGGCTAAAACATTTAAACATAAATGTAACGATAGAAGTATCAGACCACATGACTAAAATGGCCTAAATACAAGTTTCAAGAGATTGAGCAGAAGGAAAGAACTGACTCTAAATTAATGTCCACAATACAAcgtaatctttttatttattgatgatgataGCTCTCCTACAGTAGCAATATAGAAGTGTTCTTTGAAAAGTTCGGTTAAGTCTTGTTTATACTCCTGATGCCTCAAAATTAACCGCAAGTCAACTTGTAGAAACTGACTCAAGTTCAAAATTTACTgcaaagaaaaggagaaacaGCATGACATGTCCATTCACCAATGTCAACACACATCCAAATAAAATACTTTTTGTTATTGGATGAGACACCACTCCTTTCCTCCTGGTAGAAGAAGAATCTTGAGGCAACATCCATTGTCTGCCTCCTCAAGAAAAGGCAATACATAGGCAACAAGTTTTTTATCTAgctctagtttttttttttaatattattgttattcttaTGGGTAATTGTAACCTGTTAAACGCATAATGTAATCTAAACAACATGACTATGCAGCTTCCACTATGGAATTTCAGCATTGAAATATcaacaaagaaataattacCTGTATGGGATGTGCTTATGAGTTTGAAGATCCCTATACTTCTTTGCAAGGCCATAGTCAATTATGTAGACCTGAAATAAGAAtcgaataaaatttataccaATATCTAATGAATAAAAGCAATCAACTGTGCGAGAGTAAATACTTGGACTCTCTGAACAAAAGATATGTCAAACACATAAggaattaatgaaaattcagGGACTCGCTATCTTCTGATGAGCATGCATGTGTACTCTAATTTGCTGATGTGaagtcaaagaaaaaaaaaaaaacaaaggaaaGTACCTGATTTGCTTTGCGTCCAAGGCCCATTAAGAAATTGTCAGGCTTTATATCACGGTGAAGAAAGCCCCTTGAGTGCATGTATTCCACTCTATTAATCTGAACagataaaaagaacaaaaaaaccATTAATTTGATAGCTTCAAACTTTGCTTTTAGTAGAAAAGAGTCAAAGCCACTTACTAATTGATCTGCAAGCATCAATACTGTTTTCAAAGAGAACTTTCTATTgcaataattgaataaatctTCTAAACTTGGTCCAAGAAGATCAATAACCATGATATTGTAGTCCCCTTCAACTCCAAACCACTTGAGGTGAGGAATTCCAGCTTCATcaaagaaaaaccaaaactTTTAAGAAAACATAATGAGCTTTTCAAGCAATATGCCCCACAGGAAGAATATCCACATAATTTTAACTCAATAATGTGGAAGAATGTTCAGGCAAAAGAACATTCAAAACATAGTAAAGAGAGACTTACTTCCTCCCTGAAGAAGCATATACAATTTTGATTCGTAATGAAGCTGTGGATGCTTGGTCTTCACAAgttcctaaaatttaaaaacacaaACGATAGAAAAGGTGAGGATCCCCCTAccagaaaaggaaaaggataAATACAGAAGATAGCACACAAATAGATGAGATTCACCACTGAAAACATCAACTTTGCTTTTTACACTTcacataaataacataaataggACTTAAGGACATGACATTTCACATGTAACATATAACAagtcccccccccccccaacaagCTCATCCAGTGCTAAAATAGCCACAGAATTTTCCTTGAAGTAAAATAACAATCTCCTAATGGTTGcgtttaatattaaaatttaaaaaaacaaacagaatgGCTTTTCTTTTACATATAACTAATTAGTAGCAATTTTGATGAATCTTGTTGGTAATGACAGAAAGCAATGTTCTAAATGGACTATTAGTAcctcaaaaacaaaataaaatccaaaaagaGTCAGAGATAAAGATGAAATAGGATTCATATTGCTACCCatgcatcatcatcatcatcaaaaactAAAAGTAAAGTAATATCATCATCAAACTTAAACAGcagcaaataaaattaaaccaaacaCCATCTGTAAATCTAGAAGTATAAATGACATACCAGCTTGACAGCAATTTCCTCTCCAGTTTGTACATTGACAcctaaatatcaataaaaccagcaaaaaaaacacaaacttaaataaacatttagagagagagagagagagggaaaacCGACATTGCTGATAAAAAAATgcgataaaaataaaaataaaaacattgaGGGGGAATACCTAAATAAAGCTCTCCGAAGGAGCCACTACCGATCTTCCTCCCCAACTTAAACTTGCCACCAATCACATGGTCCATTCTCAATTTCCCGTCGGCAAACATAGAAACAACTAGCtcaatctagctttatttaacCCAGATTTGTGCTCAATTTGACAATGGTCGTCGAAAATCCCAATACCCACCAAGCAGTtgaatccaaaaaaataaaaagtaaaaatgaaataacagaTTTGCCAAATTAACACACCCGCAGgtcaaattaacaaaaataaaataaaatctcccctttctttttttttcttccttttttattgattatccACCAATGGAATCATCTAATGCATTCGATTAACATAGAATTGTCCCAAAAAGAGGATGAGCTGCCGATAAAAGcaagaaaattttcttcaacaacGCTCGATCCCCAAATCTTCAATTGAGGACCGAAAccctaatttaattttctataaacaaTCCAGGCACATTGACCAGAAACTCTCTATTGGAAATGCAAAGAGTAAAACGGGAATTGAAGTAAAAACGAAAGAAAGagagttttttcttttgtttttttttggtatcGTGATCAGgataattgatgaaaaataaataaataaacacaacGACAGTGTTTCTGAGGAAACAGGAAAACGTGTTGAAGAGACAGAGAAGGAGGAGAACGAGGAGGAAGAGGAGGAAGAGGAGGAAGagagacaaataaaaataaaattataaggcGAAAAAGCTAAGAGGGAACtgggaagagagagagagagaccaaTTAAGGAGGCggattgtaattttatttatttttggattatttattaaaaatgttattattatttttttgtcaatggagttttatatttattttaagaaaattgaaatcagagtaaaaaaaaaatacaaattagaGGAGATTAATTATTACGAACccactaatttatttatacattacttatttgtaaaataagtataaagaatttgtaaaatttatttatacatatgaattatttgaacccactaatttattttgtctactattttttgaaattaatttttatttttaaaattttttaaataaaattatctatttaatcatatttaaccttgttttctcttttcccGGCTCCCTCCGTTTCTCACCAatgttcatatttattttttagtgatagattataaataattttgagagaTGAGGCAAATtacacataatttaaatatatattgttataattaatcaaaagcCACCATCCACATTCAATCTTCTCATACCATAAacaataaatgattttttatctaaattttcaaataaaaaaactaacatCTCctaaattttatctaaaaataataatataagatttaaatatattacgACCGAATGTAAgtatgtaacttagcatttggtaatgatatatattatttttttttttgggctgtCATGTCAGTCGGGCCGCGGGGGCCCCTCTCTCTGTTTTGCTTGTTCCATTATCTCTTGCGCTTAAACGTGCCTCCATGGCTCTcgtttctctcttcttcttctgcttcttttttttttccttttttgcccttttctCTCATATTAACTAAAGTTGAAgtgttttatcatttatgttttttaaaataaaaataaaaagtcacTCTCTCTCACTTCGTGTCAGCGCAGCCCCGGCTATTATTTTTGACCAAGTCCATGTTCACATCGGCTCTTCTCAGTTCTCAATCTATCTACAATCTActggtaaatttttattaactgaGAAGCataatcttttttatattaatttcgtTTCATCCTAGATACATAAAAGTGAATTGAAGGgtaaaaaaaagagcaaaatttacgaaaataaccataaaacttttgttatttttacaattaatcctctcaatttttttctatcaacattagacAAACACACGCTTTGCTCCCTAAATTACTCTTCTTTACAAACCAAAAGCAACTTTCTTTCTCCCATTTCGTCAAACTAAAGGCAACTTTCCACTCTTGAATTATCAACCAACGGCGACGATAAAAGGCAACAATAAAAGTGAAATCCGATCATAATTTATTCGGATCCAACACTAATCGGCATCACATAGtggtatgagttattttctgaacttgcTCGAGAGTTTCAGCGAACTGCCAATTGTAGGTGAATCTGGCGATAGACTGCCTGTCGCACGAAGCTTCacgcgacaggcacctgtcgcccaaggcttggtgcgacaggcacctgtcgcccaaggcttggtgcgacaggcactcGCACTAagttttggtgcgacaggcagcctgtcgcCAGGTTCACCCACGACTTGCAATTCACTGAAACTCTCAAGtaagttcagaaaataactcataccactatgtattaatgaaaataaataaaatagctAACCTAAGTTTTGTTGAAGACTGTAGATGGTAGATCGGACGCCGATGAGGGATGAAGCCACCGCCGACGAGGGCTGATGTTACCGCTGATGATGGGAGTTTGTTTGATTTGGGAGAGATGGGTGAAAGAGAGTGTCGGGGGAGAGATGAGAGAGAGCGGTCTTTTGGTCTCAAAGGTtcttttatggctaatgttgatagaaatttgtttggggggttaagatggaaaaagtcaaaatttttaatggtatTGGtgtaaattttccaaaaaaagaagaaaattacataaaagtaCAATATAATTTGTTCGTTCGTTACAAGGATCTATAATCTACTTGCTGTCATATCGGTTTACTGGGTCTAGTTATGGTGCAACTGTAGTACCATATTACAGTTGTACCCAACCATTTGATCCAATTATGATGACAACTGTGGGCTGAATCCAATGGCTGGATGCATGCATGCAGCTTTACCGGATTTTACTTGCAATTTATTAGtattacaaagaatattttCACCTAATATGGATTTGAGCTAAGCTATGATACTCTTCggtcttctttttttctttttaattcaatcTTCCCCATCATAGTAAATTTGTTATACCGACTGATATTGATTGTTAGCATAGATCAAATTGCGGCAAGTAGTTTTATTCttcaaatatataattcaaaagtTTTTGGATTCATGAACGAGTCTTGagtctttaaaaaaaacattgctTCTAATAcgtttatttattgtttatcACATACATACTAATATCATAATAATTGGTTGAAAATATACATGTGgtaaatagtaaataaaaaatgagtaatACCCAATAGCACCCtaagaatatttttactataGATACAGAAACGCAACACTTGTTGGtggtaaattaaaagataggGTCATGCTATTCTAACTTAAATTAAcatttgattttacaaattactTAATGACTATCTAGGATGTATTTCtactgaaaataataataataataataatcgaTATGCTCATTGTGATTGGAATATAAAATGTAAACTAAATACCGTTggctctttttattttgtgtaaaaaatattgtgcACGTTTGTTTAACGaatatatttgttaatatatgtacacattttttttttaaattttacaaattacaataacaaattaaaagttgaTGCCCAGAGGAAGGTACATTTTTTTCATGATGGATTAAAAGAATCcgaagtaaaataataatagagagAGTTGGGTTGGGGGGCATGAATCACTCAAATTATATGCAAAGGGCAATGATAACGAAAGGCTATGGCTCAAAATCTATGTCGGCCAAATCACGTTTGATGTTTCGGGTAATcaaatgtaattaatattttgcatATGGGGTTGTCATGATATCTTTCATCacttcattaattattataataagtaaTAACTTGCATATCATATACGCCATCGACAGTACACGAAACCTTAATGTGAGTGTTATACAAGTCAttccccccccaaaaaaaaaaggatatattttctttttattcctttaactattatttcttttagaaaagaaatcaTATGTGATGTAATCCAACGATAATTAAACTGATCAtatcttaaaatttcaatatccCACAGCCTCCCGAACCGAAGTTTACACATATGCATATGCGAAACTAGAATAAGACAACAGTCACCAAATAATTCCGGCATCAATGATCTGCCATCAGGCCGTATGATAAtgaagtaattaaataataagcaGACACATTCCTCCAAATTTAAACTTGTCTTGCATTTTCGGTACCAAGTAATCAGTTCTGAGAGATAGAATGGCTCTTTTAACTCGGTAACTACTaatctttatttaaagaaattttagttCCTCTTTAGTATTAAAGTATTTAGTAGACACTAAcggttgtaatttaaaaaataaattgatttaattttatacttgtataataataaatctatTTAAGATATATATGATAGTTTATATTGATGCTACATTATTTAATGTGTATCGTAACTCTTTATAACAGAATAAAGAGTGAACAAATCGGCGCTGTTGcagtaaaaattaataacccTGATCAATTAGGGATTCTAAAAATCTGACTAATGTAGTACACACTTGATTGCTAATTTGATACGTGCCCAGAATTCTAAATCTTTACAACATTGTACGAGTTAAAACTCTGATGAGCTCTAGATATAACACAAATTAATTCACtaaaacacacataaaattagaaaCATTAAACGCATCAAAACCGAGAGCTACCTAGAAGCATGAGAAGTCCAAGAAGAAGCAGTAAACAAGCTAGTACCCTTCCATCCGAGCATAAGAGTCCCATCTCCTGGAATAAGGCTGTAGCCATGAGCAGGAGGAAACATGTTCAAAATAAGCTGAGCTTGTGCCATTGAGTTGCCACTCATTGGTACCTGCGCAAAGCCATTACACCTTGCAAGCTCGCTTCTCCAATGCTTAAACTTATCTTCCCCACTTCTTGCCGGGCCGCCAATGGCCAATATGTTATTGATCTCCCTGTAAAGAAGGCAATGCTCGACGCGGTGCCGATTAGGATCATCACTAGGAAAATATGCACCCAGTGAATCAAACAAAGTTGAGTAGTAATGAAGAGATCCCACAAAACGGTCTAAGAAAGACCCACCATGTGAAATTTCTTGCTCAACTAATGTGACCACTCTTGGTGACAATTCTTCTAGTAGCCTCAAGGTTTTCCAATCAGGCCCCGTGGCATCATACAATGAATGTTGC encodes:
- the LOC102631472 gene encoding casein kinase 1-like protein 10, translated to MFADGKLRMDHVIGGKFKLGRKIGSGSFGELYLGVNVQTGEEIAVKLELVKTKHPQLHYESKLYMLLQGGTGIPHLKWFGVEGDYNIMVIDLLGPSLEDLFNYCNRKFSLKTVLMLADQLINRVEYMHSRGFLHRDIKPDNFLMGLGRKANQVYIIDYGLAKKYRDLQTHKHIPYRENKNLTGTARYASVNTHLGVEQSRRDDLESLGYVLMYFLRGSLPWQGLKAGTKKQKYDKISEKKVSTPIEVLCKSYPSEFVSYFHYCRSLRFEDKPDYSYLKRLFRDLFIREGFQFDYVFDWTVLKYPQIGSSSKGRHSSGKVGLTPGPSAERPERGSVGKEIRDKLSGAVEAFSRKNAAGTPHRDHPRHKSSDDGPSSKHVNPDSEKGRSFSRYGSTSRKAVIASTKPGSSGEFSECRSSRLVSSSGRLSTTQRLQSGYDSRQSSFNRTAGGRICTRDDPIRSFEMLSIRK